Proteins co-encoded in one Deltaproteobacteria bacterium genomic window:
- a CDS encoding tripartite tricarboxylate transporter substrate binding protein — protein sequence MCLARKTRLGIFLVALICVSALFLVPPRAFAEYPDKPITILVAFAAGGSVDTTVRALAAGAEKILGQPVIIENRPGGGGSVALAVLKGASPDGYTLAGATSTAIVRVPQRRKVPYFPLKSFTPIFAYAQPPSAVVVKTDAPWKTFKELVEYARKNPGKVKYSTAGAGSFMHMAMEMVKVQEGIRWIHIPYKGTMPALTALLGGHVDACSAGPQFVGMVKSGKVRILAVQTKERMEEFPDVPAFPELGYSWYNNTLFSIFGPAGMAPEIVKKLEATFMKVAQTEKFKKILKQYAMVITNLGSKEYKDFLEKSWPEETEVLKKLGLIKKPATSPR from the coding sequence ATGTGCTTAGCAAGGAAAACTAGATTAGGGATTTTTCTGGTCGCTCTTATCTGTGTTTCAGCTCTCTTTCTTGTCCCTCCAAGGGCCTTCGCGGAATATCCCGATAAACCGATTACCATTCTGGTCGCCTTTGCCGCAGGGGGATCAGTGGACACGACCGTCCGGGCCCTGGCCGCTGGTGCGGAAAAGATTCTGGGTCAACCCGTTATCATCGAGAACAGGCCGGGGGGAGGAGGCAGCGTGGCCCTGGCTGTGTTGAAAGGCGCCTCCCCGGACGGATACACCCTGGCGGGTGCCACGAGTACCGCGATCGTCCGGGTACCCCAGAGGCGAAAAGTGCCCTATTTCCCCCTCAAGAGCTTTACACCCATATTCGCCTATGCACAACCGCCTTCGGCCGTGGTTGTAAAAACGGATGCACCATGGAAGACATTCAAAGAACTTGTTGAATACGCCCGGAAAAACCCGGGCAAGGTGAAATACAGTACGGCCGGGGCCGGGAGTTTCATGCATATGGCCATGGAGATGGTGAAGGTCCAGGAAGGGATCCGGTGGATCCATATACCTTACAAGGGCACCATGCCTGCATTAACAGCTCTTCTGGGAGGACATGTGGATGCATGCTCCGCAGGGCCCCAGTTCGTGGGCATGGTAAAATCAGGGAAAGTTCGAATACTTGCCGTTCAAACAAAGGAAAGAATGGAAGAATTCCCGGATGTGCCTGCCTTCCCGGAACTGGGTTATAGCTGGTACAACAACACCCTTTTCTCGATCTTCGGACCTGCCGGCATGGCCCCTGAGATCGTCAAAAAACTGGAGGCCACTTTTATGAAAGTGGCCCAGACCGAAAAATTCAAAAAAATCCTCAAGCAGTACGCTATGGTTATCACAAATCTTGGAAGCAAAGAGTACAAGGATTTTCTGGAGAAAAGCTGGCCCGAGGAGACCGAGGTCTTGAAAAAACTGGGGTTGATAAAGAAACCTGCAACAAGCCCCAGGTAA
- a CDS encoding FAD-binding protein, whose product MEDQYLKTDVLIIGGGVAGLNAALSAREAGQDVVIMDKAVIKRSGHAAGGIDHFCAYLNTGPEWDTREAYLEFTAKSARGAADLSVVEKVYCDELETAIKRFDDIGCTLRRPDGSFFRTQSFGQPGPWWINFNGKRLKPLLTRAVKRAGCTVLERVVTSDLLVYDGEVCGAAGFDIRKGTFYVVQAKAVIMLTGGTNRLFQNPTGLSFNCWMCPANTGDGEAMALRAGAELANVEYLRMTLVPRGFSAPGLNALVGMGAKLVNGAGEEFMKRYHPLGMKGPRYTLVQGVLGELKAHRGPVYVDCRHIDPESLKHLVTTLSYDKDTYGDFLEQKGIDLSRDLMEIATSEGMQGGPNEVCGSGIKIGPDCETTVPGLFSAGNSADQCRSLHMAVTGGIHSGKTSARYAGKKTGKEIPLPKNRVREIRERIFAPMAESRSVSWQEFEDVLQRTLAEGMGPTRSAWTMEKALNNLDLLEDWKDRVGAASYHDLCRTQEVYNMLTVARCMISAALFRKESRFGLCHNRLDFPETDDNRWLGQVTVRIEDGEKVRTVFFPIKYK is encoded by the coding sequence ATGGAAGATCAATATTTGAAGACAGACGTTCTTATCATCGGTGGAGGGGTGGCAGGACTGAATGCCGCCCTGAGCGCCCGTGAAGCTGGACAGGATGTTGTTATTATGGACAAGGCCGTGATCAAAAGAAGTGGGCATGCTGCCGGAGGCATTGATCACTTCTGCGCCTACCTGAATACGGGGCCGGAGTGGGATACACGGGAGGCCTATCTTGAGTTCACGGCCAAAAGCGCCCGGGGAGCCGCCGATCTCTCGGTGGTTGAAAAAGTTTATTGCGACGAGCTTGAAACGGCCATCAAACGCTTTGATGACATCGGTTGCACACTCCGAAGACCCGATGGAAGCTTTTTCCGTACACAGTCCTTTGGTCAACCCGGACCCTGGTGGATCAATTTCAACGGCAAGAGATTAAAGCCTTTGTTGACCAGGGCGGTCAAACGTGCCGGATGCACGGTACTGGAACGGGTGGTGACCTCAGACCTTCTGGTCTACGATGGTGAAGTGTGCGGTGCAGCGGGGTTTGATATTCGTAAGGGAACCTTTTATGTGGTTCAGGCCAAGGCCGTTATCATGCTTACAGGAGGGACCAACCGCTTGTTCCAGAACCCGACCGGACTGAGCTTCAATTGCTGGATGTGTCCGGCCAATACAGGGGATGGGGAGGCCATGGCTCTCAGGGCCGGTGCTGAGCTGGCCAACGTTGAGTACCTTCGAATGACTCTGGTACCCCGCGGTTTCAGTGCCCCGGGTCTCAACGCCCTCGTGGGGATGGGAGCCAAACTGGTGAATGGGGCCGGGGAAGAGTTCATGAAGAGATATCATCCCCTGGGCATGAAAGGACCCAGGTACACACTGGTCCAAGGGGTACTGGGTGAGTTGAAGGCCCACCGAGGACCCGTTTACGTAGATTGCCGACATATCGATCCGGAGTCCCTGAAGCATCTGGTGACAACATTGAGTTATGACAAGGATACGTATGGTGATTTCCTGGAGCAAAAAGGGATTGATCTAAGCAGGGACCTTATGGAGATAGCCACATCCGAAGGGATGCAAGGCGGCCCAAACGAGGTGTGCGGAAGCGGTATCAAGATCGGACCGGACTGCGAGACCACGGTTCCCGGACTTTTTTCTGCAGGCAATTCCGCGGATCAGTGTCGGAGCCTGCACATGGCGGTGACCGGAGGGATTCATTCCGGAAAAACATCGGCCCGGTATGCCGGCAAAAAGACAGGCAAGGAGATCCCTTTGCCGAAAAACCGGGTACGGGAGATCCGAGAGCGGATATTCGCCCCCATGGCCGAATCTCGTTCTGTTTCATGGCAGGAATTCGAGGATGTGCTCCAACGGACCCTGGCAGAGGGCATGGGGCCCACCCGTTCCGCCTGGACCATGGAAAAGGCCTTAAACAACCTGGACCTCCTGGAAGACTGGAAAGATCGTGTCGGGGCGGCATCCTACCATGATCTTTGTCGGACCCAGGAGGTATACAATATGCTCACGGTGGCCCGTTGCATGATTTCAGCGGCCCTGTTCCGAAAGGAGAGCCGTTTCGGCCTGTGCCATAATCGCCTCGACTTTCCAGAAACCGACGACAACCGGTGGCTCGGTCAGGTCACGGTGAGGATAGAGGACGGGGAAAAGGTGCGGACCGTATTTTTCCCTATTAAGTATAAATGA